The DNA segment ATCTCATTGACCATTACATGATATACAATAATCAGTTTGCTACAGAGATAATGACTTTTTTGAACATTTAAGAGAATGGGATCTGAATACAGTCGCAGACCAAACTCAAACTTGTCATCTGGATGAGTACTGTGGCTTGATGGGTGCATATGCAACAATCGCTACACACCACACCACCAATGACCCCCCAAAAAGTACTGTTCAATTGCTACATTCAAAAATGCATTGTTGCAATATTACAGAATTGACCTACCCAACCATGTCAGTAGAATTTGCTGCACTAATTCAAGCATCATTACTGATTAGGAAAACATGTCTAAATGGACTTATCCAAAATGTCACTCTAAAGTGACATTCACTCTTTTGGTAGTTTATTTTTAGACATCTTGCCTTGCCCAAAAGGGGGCAGTGGTTTGTTGGTGAAAGTGCTGCAAAATGAGGGTTTCGGTAGTATGTTTAGCTAAAACTATTTGACTTAAAGGTGTCATCATGGAAAACACTACATTTGAGCAAGTTGTTTCTATATGTAGATATCAATACAGGGGAGAGAAATTAAAAAAGGTACTTATTAAAATTATTGGAGCTGTCcaacataaaagtatatacaaaCATGATTAACCATTACTGGCAGTAACAAAAAATACACAATGAAGAGTGAAATCACACCATTAAACAGTTCAACTAATTTATAGCATTCTGCATTGCTACTGGCAAAGactgatttaaaaaatgacagaTACTCTCAGAGCATAATCAGATATACTGAGCATCATGTAGAGTGCTGGGCAAGGAAGGCTCTTATTCTTTGTAGTAGCTCCTTCTTTACACTGTCAGGCACCAGGGCTGAAAAACACAGATGACTCATTTAAAATAGCCATCTCAACTCATGATTTGGCATGTGAAAAAGCTATTCAGTAGTATCAATATGAAAATTATGTTGGATGCATGGTTAAGAGCAGCCTACCTCTTCCTTTAGGGGTAACTCCAGCAACCAAGTCCTCTACTGTAACATTCTCAATACCTTTCTCTTTGATTACctctgcaaaaacaaacaatgctACTGCACAAATTGACCATGGAAAAGTAATCAGTATTCTATATTGAGAGAGATCCCACCAGTGCTCTTACCTTTGCAGAGTGCTTTAAGCTGATCTCTCCAGCCACACTCGATGAGCTTGGCTCGTAGTAACTCCTTTAACCTGAAagtaaagaaaatgtgattcatgcaCATGTGAGAAATGCAGGCTGTACACATGGGTCtcaaaacccagtgagctgcctacctagacagtatttAGGTAGGTAGCTCATTGGGTTTTTAAGTGGGTGTGCCCATCTGTGTTGTCTAGGTGGGAAGCTTACTAGTTTTTCAGACTATGTGACCACAAACACTGTCCCAGTAGGAAGCTCAATAGGTTTTGGGACTATAATGCCCAAAAGTGTTGTCTTggtaggcagctcattaggtttgagacagtatgtttccatccaagttgcgaataTAATTTGTGCGACAAACCattatacagcaaaaacagtgtgCGAATAAAGCCGCATTTCCATCACATGTGTTCATAGGAACAAAATAGTCACAGAGAAATTGAAGCCAATGTGActcttttgttaataaaacacaAGGCAGTATACTAGGTTTTGAGAGGATGATGCCCTAAAATGTTGTCTAGGTGGGTAACTCAATAGGTTTTGAGACTGTGATGTCcaaaatgttgtctaggtaggctgcttactaggttttgagacTATGATGTCcaaaatgttgtctaggtaggctGCATAATGGTTTTTGAAACTATAATGCccaaaaatgttgtctaggtaggcagttcACTTGTGTTGAGATGGTGATGCCCTAAATGTTGTTTAGGTAGGCTGATTAAAGTTTTTGAAACTATAGTTCTCAAATATGTTGTCTAGGCAGGCAGTACACTAGGTGACTATGATGTCCAATAATGCTGTCCAAGTAGGTAGCTTATTAGGTTTTCAGTATATGAAGCCCAAAATGTTGTCTAGATAGGCTGTTTACAGGTTTTGAGAATATAATGCCCAACATTTTTGTCTATGGCTGAGTTTATAAttgcatactactcatactatttctgccatagacacatatcgcagaagtagtat comes from the Myxocyprinus asiaticus isolate MX2 ecotype Aquarium Trade chromosome 15, UBuf_Myxa_2, whole genome shotgun sequence genome and includes:
- the LOC127452973 gene encoding transcription and mRNA export factor ENY2 isoform X1, yielding MNNMSKESQMRAAINQKLIEMGERERLKELLRAKLIECGWRDQLKALCKEVIKEKGIENVTVEDLVAGVTPKGRALVPDSVKKELLQRIRAFLAQHST
- the LOC127452973 gene encoding transcription and mRNA export factor ENY2 isoform X2, which codes for MSKESQMRAAINQKLIEMGERERLKELLRAKLIECGWRDQLKALCKEVIKEKGIENVTVEDLVAGVTPKGRALVPDSVKKELLQRIRAFLAQHST